The nucleotide sequence ACGTCGTCGTGCGCCGACGCGACGGCCGACACACCCTCGTACCGTTCCTGGACCTGCCGCAACGTCAGCGGCCCGCCGACGAACTGGATCGAGCGGTGCCCGGACTCGATCAGGTGGGTCGCCGCGAGCCGGCCGCCCAGCACGTCGTCGACGGCGACGGAGCACTCGACCGCGGGGTCGCCGCGCCGGTCGAACAGCACGACCGGGATGCCGCGGTCGCGCAGCGCGGCGATGCGGCCGTCGGTGTCGATCGGGTTGATCAGCACGCCCTGTACCCGCATCTCGGCGAGCAGGTCGAGGTGCGAGGCCTCCTTGATCGGGTCCTCGTCGGTGTTGCACAGGATCACGGCGAGGCCGTGCTGGTTGGCGGTGTCCTCGACGCCGCGGGCGACGTCGGTGAAGAACGGGTTCGCGACGTCCAACACGACGAGGCCGAGGGTGCGGCTGCGGCCGACCCGCAGCTGCCGGGCGGAGTCGTTGCGGACGAAGCCCAGCTCGGCGATGGCGGCGTAGACGCGCTCGCGGGTCGGCTCGGCGACCAGCTCGGGCCGGTTCAGGACGTTCGACACCGTGCCCACCGACACGCCGGCCCGCACCGCCACCTCGCGGATGTTCGGGGCTGCTGCCATCGCCGCAGCTTACCGGCTGGCCAGCGGGTCGAGCGGGCGCCCGGCCGGTTGACGTGCCACAGCCGGACCGCGTAGCTTGACGGAAAAGATGAATCGGTTCAAACGCCGCCCGCTGGAGGCAGCACGATGAGAAGTCACGACGAGGTGAAGGCGGCGGTCCGCGGACTCGGCGTCGAGACGGCGTCCTGGGCGTTCGGCAACTCGGGCACCAGGTTCAAGGTCTTCGGCCAGCCCGGTGTGCCGCGCGACCCGTTCGAGAAGATCGCCGACGCCGCGCAGGCGCACCGCTACACCGGCTCGGCGCCGCGGGTCTCGCTGCACATCCCCTGGGACCTGGTCGACGATTTCGCCGCGCTGGCCGCGCACGCACGCGACCTCGGCGTCGAGATCGGCGCCATCAACAGCAACGTCTTCCAGGACGACGACTACAAGCTCGGCTCGCTGGCCAACCCCGACCCCACGGTTCGCGCGAAGGCCGTCGCCCATCACCTGCAGTGCATCGACGTCCTGCGCGCCACCGGCTCGAATGACCTGAAGATCTGGCTGGCCGACGGCCTCAACTACCCCGGCCAGGACTCCCTGCGCGACCGCCAGGAACGGCTGGCCGAGTCGCTGGGCACCATCTACGCCGCGCTCGACGACGACCACCGCCTGCTGCTCGAGTACAAGTTCTTCGAGCCGGCGTTCTACTCCACCGACATCCCCGACTGGGGGACGTCGCTGACGCACTGCCTGGCGCTGGGCGAGCGCGCGCAGGTCGTCCTCGACACCGGCCACCACGCGCCGGGCACGAACATCGAGTTCATCGTCATGATGCTGCTGCGTGCCGGCCGGCTCGGCGCGTTCGACTTCAACTCCCGGTTCTACGCCGACGACGACCTCATGGTCGGCGCCGCCGACCCGTTCCAGCTGTTCCGCATCCTGCACGAGATCGTCAGCCAGGACGCGCACCGGCCCGAGTCGCGGGTCAACTTCATGCTCGACCAGTGCCACAACATCGAGCCGAAGATCCCGGCGGTCATCCGCTCGGTGCTCAACGTCCAGGAGGCGCTGGCCAAGGCGCTGCTGGTCGACGCCGACGCGCTGGCGAAGGCGCAGGCCGAGGGCGACGTGCTCGGCGCCAACGCGGTGGTGATGGACGCCTACAACACCGACGTCCGCCCGCTGCTGGCCGAGCTGCGCGAGGACCACGGCCTCGACCCCGACCCGATCGCCGCCTACCAGCGCTCCGGCTACTTCGAGACGATCAGCGCCGAGCGGGCCGGCGGCGCCCAGGCCGGCTGGGGAGCCTGACGATGCCGCGGTACTGCTTCGTCTCGCGGGTCCGCACCGACCGGCTGGACGAGTACCGTCGCCGGCATGCGGCGGTGTGGCCGGAGCTGCTGCGGGCGCTGCGCGACACCGGCTGGCGCGACTACTCGATCTTCCTCGGCGACGACGGCCTGCTGGTCGGCTGCGTCGAGGCCGACGACCTCGCCGCGTCGCAGGCGGCCATGGGCGCCACCGACGTCAATCGTCGCTGGCAGGAGGAGATGGCGCTGCTGTTCGCCGACGGTGGCAGGCCGGACGAGAACTGGCGGCTTCTCGACGAAGTGTTCAACCTCGACGACCAGCTGGCCACCGTCCCCCGAGACGCCGCCCGAGATGAGGACCGATGACCGACGGCACCGTGAGCGAGTTGATCGAGCGGAGTAACCGGCTGGGGTCGGATCCGCGGAACACGAACTATGCCGGTGGTAACACGTCGGCCAAGGGCAGCGCGGTGGATCCGGTGACCGGTGGTGAGGTGGAGTTGTTGTGGGTGAAGGGGTCCGGTGGTGATCTGGGCACGTTGACGGAGTCCGGGTTGGCGGTGTTGCGGCTGGACCGCATGCGCGCGCTGGTCGACGTGTATCCGGGGGTGGAGCGTGAGGACGAGATGGTCGCGGCGTTCGACTTCTGCCTGCACGGTCGCGGTGGTGCTGCTCCGTCGATCGACACCGCGATGCACGGGCTGGTCGACGCCGCGCACGTCGACCACCTGCACCCTGATTCCGGCATCGCGCTGGCCACGGCGGCCGACGGTGAGGCGCTGACCAAGGAGTGCTTCGGGGAGAAGGTCGTGTGGGTGCCGTGGCGGCGGCCCGGCTTCCAGCTCGGGCTGGACATCGCGGCGATCAAGGCCGCGCACCCTCAGGCGGTGGGGTGCGTGCTGGGCGGGCACGGCATCACCGCGTGGGGCGCCACCTCGGCGGAGTGCGAGGCGAACTCGCTGTGGATGATCCGCACGGCGGAGGAGTTCCTGGCCGCGCGCGGCAAGCCCGACCCGTTCGGCGCTGTTGTGGACGGGTTCGGCCCGCTCCCCGAGGCGGAGCGGCGGGCGCGGGCGGCCGCGTTGGCGCCGGTGATCCGGGGGTTGGTGTCGACGGACCGGCCGCAGGTCGGGCACTTCACCGACACCGACGTGGTGCTCGAGTTCGGGTCGCGGGAGAAGCTGGCCGCGTTGGCCGGGCTGGGCACGTCGTGTCCGGACCATTTCCTGCGCACCAAGGTCCGCCCGCTGGTGCTGGACCTGCCCGCCACCGCATCGTTGGAGGAGGCGGTGGCCCGGTTGCGGGAGTTGCACGCCGCCTACCGGGAGGAGTACGCGGCCTACTACCAGCGGCATGCCACGGCGGAGAGTCCGGCGATGCGGGGTGCGGACCCGGCGATCGTGCTGGTCCCGGGGGTGGGGATGTTCTCGTTCGGCAAGGACGCGCAGACCGCGCGCGTCGCGGGCGAGTTCTACGTCAACGCGATCAACGTGATGCGCGGCGCGGAAGCGGTGTCGACCTACGCGCCGATTCCTGAGGGGGAGAAGTTCCGCATCGAGTACTGGACACTCGAGGAGGCCAAGCTGGCGCGGATGCCGAAACCGAAGCCGCTGGCCACTCGGGTCGCGTTGGTCACCGGGGGCGGGTCGGGCATCGGGAAGGCCATCGCGCAGCGGCTGGCCGCCGAGGGCGCCTGTGTCGTGGTGGCCGACCTCAACACCGACGCGGCCGCGCAGGTGGCGGCGGGCATCGGCGGCGCCGATGTGGCCGTGCCGGTGACCGTGGACGTCACCAGTGAGGAACAGATCAAGGCGGCGTTCGAGCGGGCCGTGCTGGCCTTCGGCGGCGTCGACCTGGTGGTCAACAACGCGGGCCTGTCCATCTCCAAACCGCTGCTGGAGACCACTGCCGCCGATTGGGACCTGCAACACGACGTGATGGCCCGCGGGTCGTTCCTGGTGTCCCGCGAGGCCGCCCGGATCATGATCGACCAGGGCATCGGTGGGGACATCATCTACATCGCCAGCAAGAACGGCGTGTTCGCCGGCCCCAACAACCTCGCCTACGGCGCCACCAAAGCCGACCAGGCCCACCAGGTCCGGCTGCTCGCGGCCGAACTGGGCGAACACGGCATCCGCGTCAACGGCATCAACCCCGACGGCGTCGTCCAAGGGTCCGGCATCTTCGCCGCCGGCTGGGGCGCCCAACGCGCCGCCGTCTACGGCGTCCCCGAGGACCAGCTCGGCGCGTTCTACGCCCAAC is from Jiangella alkaliphila and encodes:
- the rhaI gene encoding L-rhamnose isomerase, producing the protein MRSHDEVKAAVRGLGVETASWAFGNSGTRFKVFGQPGVPRDPFEKIADAAQAHRYTGSAPRVSLHIPWDLVDDFAALAAHARDLGVEIGAINSNVFQDDDYKLGSLANPDPTVRAKAVAHHLQCIDVLRATGSNDLKIWLADGLNYPGQDSLRDRQERLAESLGTIYAALDDDHRLLLEYKFFEPAFYSTDIPDWGTSLTHCLALGERAQVVLDTGHHAPGTNIEFIVMMLLRAGRLGAFDFNSRFYADDDLMVGAADPFQLFRILHEIVSQDAHRPESRVNFMLDQCHNIEPKIPAVIRSVLNVQEALAKALLVDADALAKAQAEGDVLGANAVVMDAYNTDVRPLLAELREDHGLDPDPIAAYQRSGYFETISAERAGGAQAGWGA
- a CDS encoding LacI family DNA-binding transcriptional regulator — protein: MAAAPNIREVAVRAGVSVGTVSNVLNRPELVAEPTRERVYAAIAELGFVRNDSARQLRVGRSRTLGLVVLDVANPFFTDVARGVEDTANQHGLAVILCNTDEDPIKEASHLDLLAEMRVQGVLINPIDTDGRIAALRDRGIPVVLFDRRGDPAVECSVAVDDVLGGRLAATHLIESGHRSIQFVGGPLTLRQVQERYEGVSAVASAHDDVELTVLTTPALNVAAGRAAGDRLAAAGRDALPSAVFCANDLLALGVLQALTHAGLRVPDDVAIVGYDDIDFAAAAAVPLSSVRQPRQQLGRTAAELLLAETMEADHEHRQVVFEPELIVRESSAR
- a CDS encoding bifunctional rhamnulose-1-phosphate aldolase/short-chain dehydrogenase: MTDGTVSELIERSNRLGSDPRNTNYAGGNTSAKGSAVDPVTGGEVELLWVKGSGGDLGTLTESGLAVLRLDRMRALVDVYPGVEREDEMVAAFDFCLHGRGGAAPSIDTAMHGLVDAAHVDHLHPDSGIALATAADGEALTKECFGEKVVWVPWRRPGFQLGLDIAAIKAAHPQAVGCVLGGHGITAWGATSAECEANSLWMIRTAEEFLAARGKPDPFGAVVDGFGPLPEAERRARAAALAPVIRGLVSTDRPQVGHFTDTDVVLEFGSREKLAALAGLGTSCPDHFLRTKVRPLVLDLPATASLEEAVARLRELHAAYREEYAAYYQRHATAESPAMRGADPAIVLVPGVGMFSFGKDAQTARVAGEFYVNAINVMRGAEAVSTYAPIPEGEKFRIEYWTLEEAKLARMPKPKPLATRVALVTGGGSGIGKAIAQRLAAEGACVVVADLNTDAAAQVAAGIGGADVAVPVTVDVTSEEQIKAAFERAVLAFGGVDLVVNNAGLSISKPLLETTAADWDLQHDVMARGSFLVSREAARIMIDQGIGGDIIYIASKNGVFAGPNNLAYGATKADQAHQVRLLAAELGEHGIRVNGINPDGVVQGSGIFAAGWGAQRAAVYGVPEDQLGAFYAQRTLLKREVLPEHVANAVIALTTGDLSHTTGLHIPVDAGVAAAFLR
- a CDS encoding L-rhamnose mutarotase, with protein sequence MPRYCFVSRVRTDRLDEYRRRHAAVWPELLRALRDTGWRDYSIFLGDDGLLVGCVEADDLAASQAAMGATDVNRRWQEEMALLFADGGRPDENWRLLDEVFNLDDQLATVPRDAARDEDR